Proteins co-encoded in one Stutzerimonas stutzeri genomic window:
- the aceF gene encoding dihydrolipoyllysine-residue acetyltransferase: MSETIRVPDIGSGEGEVIELFVKVGDRIEADQSILTLESDKASMEIPAPKAGVVKALKVKLGDRLKEGDELLELESEDAQGSEAPAQAAAEPAGAAAGGPADEAEAPSAQAEDSPSTEGESQEIKVPDIGSSGKASVIEVSVNVGDTIEAEQPLITLESDKASMEIPSPAAGVVESISVKVGDELGTGDLILVLKGAAASKPAAVSSAAPSQAQAPAQEKLTEPAAEAPAEAASESVEEVRIPDIGSSGSAKVIEVMIKAGDSVEADQSLITLESDKASMEIPAPKAGVVESLSIKVGDDAKTGDLILTLKVKGAAPAKKAESKPQEAAPQQQAVAPNKQGVPEAKAAATPAPAVSGPSKAGSKVHAGPAVRMTAREFGVDLADVQGTGPKGRILKEDVQAYVKNMMHKAKQAPAAGAAGGSGIPAVPEVDFSKFGEVEEVPMTRLMQVGAANLHRSWLNVPHVTQFESSDITELEAFRVAQKAVAEKAGVKLTVLPLLLKACAHLLKELPEFNASLAPSGKAVIRKKYVHIGFAVDTPDGLLVPVIKNVDQKSLLQLAAEAAELAEKARTKKLSPDAMQGACFTISSLGHIGGTGFTPIVNAPEVAILGVSKATMQPVWDGKAFQPRLMLPLSLSYDHRVINGAAAARFTKRLSELLADIRTMLL, from the coding sequence GTGAGTGAAACCATACGCGTACCCGACATCGGCAGCGGTGAGGGTGAAGTTATCGAGTTGTTCGTCAAGGTCGGCGACCGAATCGAAGCCGACCAGAGCATCCTGACGCTCGAGTCCGACAAGGCCAGCATGGAAATTCCGGCGCCCAAGGCGGGCGTCGTGAAAGCACTTAAGGTCAAGCTGGGCGACCGACTGAAGGAAGGCGACGAACTGCTGGAGCTGGAAAGCGAAGACGCCCAAGGCAGCGAAGCACCGGCGCAAGCCGCTGCTGAGCCTGCTGGCGCAGCCGCCGGCGGCCCCGCCGACGAAGCCGAAGCACCCTCCGCTCAGGCCGAGGACTCGCCCTCCACCGAGGGTGAGTCGCAGGAAATCAAGGTTCCCGATATCGGCTCGTCTGGCAAGGCCAGCGTGATCGAGGTCTCGGTCAATGTCGGCGACACCATCGAAGCCGAACAACCCCTGATCACCCTCGAGTCTGACAAGGCCAGCATGGAGATTCCCTCTCCGGCCGCCGGCGTGGTCGAGAGCATCTCGGTCAAGGTGGGCGACGAGCTGGGCACTGGCGACCTGATCTTGGTCCTCAAGGGCGCGGCCGCAAGCAAGCCGGCAGCTGTCAGTAGCGCAGCGCCCAGCCAGGCACAAGCTCCAGCCCAGGAGAAACTGACCGAGCCGGCAGCAGAAGCACCCGCTGAAGCGGCAAGCGAGTCCGTGGAAGAAGTCCGTATCCCAGACATCGGCTCCAGCGGCAGCGCCAAGGTCATCGAAGTCATGATCAAGGCCGGCGACAGCGTTGAGGCCGATCAGTCGCTGATAACCCTCGAGTCCGACAAGGCCAGCATGGAAATCCCGGCGCCCAAAGCAGGCGTCGTGGAGTCGCTGTCCATCAAGGTGGGTGACGATGCCAAGACCGGCGACCTGATCCTGACCCTGAAAGTCAAAGGCGCAGCGCCAGCGAAAAAGGCCGAGTCCAAGCCGCAGGAAGCCGCGCCACAGCAACAGGCCGTCGCGCCGAACAAGCAGGGCGTCCCCGAAGCCAAGGCTGCCGCCACACCGGCACCTGCGGTAAGCGGGCCAAGCAAGGCCGGCAGCAAGGTACACGCCGGCCCCGCGGTGCGCATGACGGCGCGCGAGTTCGGCGTCGACCTGGCTGACGTTCAAGGCACCGGCCCGAAGGGACGCATCCTCAAGGAAGACGTCCAGGCCTACGTCAAGAACATGATGCACAAAGCCAAGCAGGCGCCGGCCGCCGGCGCGGCGGGCGGCTCGGGTATCCCAGCGGTTCCGGAAGTTGACTTCAGCAAGTTCGGTGAAGTCGAAGAAGTGCCGATGACTCGCCTGATGCAGGTCGGCGCCGCCAACCTGCATCGCAGCTGGCTCAACGTGCCGCACGTGACCCAGTTCGAGTCGTCGGACATCACCGAGCTGGAAGCCTTCCGCGTTGCGCAAAAGGCGGTAGCGGAGAAGGCCGGCGTCAAGCTGACCGTGCTGCCGCTGCTGCTCAAGGCCTGCGCGCATCTGCTCAAGGAGCTGCCGGAGTTCAACGCCTCGCTTGCGCCAAGCGGCAAGGCGGTGATCCGCAAGAAGTACGTCCACATCGGCTTCGCCGTGGATACGCCGGACGGTTTGCTGGTTCCGGTGATCAAGAACGTCGACCAGAAAAGCCTGCTGCAGTTGGCCGCCGAAGCAGCGGAACTCGCCGAGAAGGCGCGTACCAAGAAGCTGTCACCCGATGCCATGCAGGGCGCCTGCTTCACGATCTCCAGCCTCGGCCACATTGGCGGTACCGGCTTCACGCCGATCGTCAACGCGCCGGAAGTGGCGATCCTCGGCGTCTCCAAGGCAACCATGCAACCGGTATGGGACGGCAAGGCCTTCCAGCCTCGCCTGATGCTGCCGCTGTCGCTGTCCTATGACCACCGCGTCATCAACGGTGCTGCGGCCGCGCGCTTCACCAAGCGCCTGTCCGAGCTGCTGGCGGATATCCGCACGATGTTGCTGTGA
- the aceE gene encoding pyruvate dehydrogenase (acetyl-transferring), homodimeric type has protein sequence MQDLDPVETQEWLDALESVLDREGEDRAHYLMTRMGELATRSGTPLPYGITTPYRNTIPVTREAKMPGDLFMERRIRSLVRWNALAMVMRANLKDPDLGGHISTFASSATLYDIGFNYFFQAPTEEHGGDLIYYQGHASPGIYARAYLEGRLSEDQMLNFRQEVDGQGLSSYPHPHLMPDFWQFPTVSMGLGPITAIYQARFMKYLENRGFIPKGKQRVWCFIGDGECDEPETLGAISLAGRENLDNLVFVINCNLQRLDGPVRGNGKIIQELEGVFKGANWNVNKVVWGRLWDPLFAADEDGRMQRRMDEAIDGEYQNYKAKDGAYVRKHFFGADPELLKRVENMSDEEVWKLNRGGHDPYKVYAAYHQAVNHKGQPTVILAKTIKGYGTGAGEAKNIAHNTKKVDIDSLKKFRDRFDIPVNDSQLEELPFYRPAEDSAEMKYLRKCREKLGGSLPQRRPKSFSIPTPPLETLKAVLDGSGEREISTTMAFGRILSQLVKDKDLGKRIVPILADEARTFGMEGMFRQLGIYSPVGQLYEPVDRDQVMYYREEKDGQILQEGLNEAGAFSSFMAAGTAYSNYNQPMLPVYIFYSMFGFQRIGDLAWAAGDAQTRGFLLGGTSGRTTLNGEGLQHEDGHSHILASTIPNCRSYDPTYGYELAVIMHHGMHEMMELQKSVYYYITVMNENYQQPAMPQGVEDGIIKGMYLLEEAKGDFKHRVQLLGCGTILREVRAAVDILAKMGVGADVWSVTSFNELRRDGLAVDHWNRLHPTEEPRKSYVEQCLAGREGPVVASTDYMKLFADQIRQWVPSREYQVLGTDGFGRSDSRAKLRDFFEVDRRWVAVAALQALADRGAIERKVVAEAITEFGIDPEKRNPLDC, from the coding sequence ATGCAAGATCTCGATCCCGTCGAAACCCAGGAATGGCTGGACGCCCTCGAGTCCGTACTCGACCGCGAAGGTGAAGACCGCGCCCACTATCTGATGACCCGGATGGGGGAACTGGCCACCCGCAGCGGCACGCCACTTCCTTACGGCATCACCACGCCGTACCGCAACACCATTCCCGTCACCCGCGAAGCCAAGATGCCCGGCGACCTGTTCATGGAGCGTCGTATCCGCTCCCTGGTTCGCTGGAACGCGCTGGCGATGGTGATGCGCGCGAACCTGAAGGACCCGGACCTGGGTGGGCACATCTCCACCTTCGCTTCCAGCGCGACGCTCTACGACATCGGCTTCAACTACTTCTTCCAGGCCCCGACCGAAGAGCATGGCGGCGACCTGATCTACTACCAGGGCCACGCCTCTCCCGGCATCTACGCCCGCGCCTATCTCGAAGGCCGCCTGAGCGAAGACCAGATGCTTAACTTCCGCCAGGAAGTGGACGGCCAAGGCCTGTCGAGCTACCCGCACCCGCACCTGATGCCGGACTTCTGGCAGTTCCCGACCGTGTCCATGGGCCTGGGCCCGATCACCGCGATCTACCAGGCCCGCTTCATGAAGTACCTGGAAAACCGCGGTTTCATTCCGAAGGGCAAGCAGCGCGTCTGGTGCTTCATCGGCGACGGCGAATGCGACGAGCCGGAAACCCTCGGCGCGATCTCGCTGGCCGGCCGTGAAAACCTCGACAACCTGGTGTTCGTCATCAACTGCAACCTGCAGCGCCTCGACGGCCCGGTTCGCGGTAACGGCAAGATCATCCAGGAGCTGGAGGGCGTGTTCAAAGGCGCCAACTGGAACGTCAACAAGGTCGTCTGGGGCCGCCTGTGGGATCCGCTGTTCGCAGCCGACGAAGATGGCCGCATGCAGCGCCGCATGGACGAGGCGATCGACGGCGAGTACCAGAACTACAAGGCTAAAGACGGCGCTTACGTGCGCAAGCACTTCTTCGGTGCCGATCCGGAGCTGCTCAAGCGCGTCGAGAACATGTCCGACGAAGAAGTCTGGAAGCTCAACCGTGGCGGCCATGACCCCTACAAGGTCTATGCGGCGTACCACCAGGCGGTCAACCACAAGGGTCAGCCGACCGTCATCCTGGCCAAGACCATCAAGGGCTACGGCACCGGTGCCGGTGAGGCGAAGAACATCGCCCACAACACCAAGAAAGTCGATATCGACAGCCTGAAGAAATTCCGCGATCGCTTCGACATCCCGGTCAACGACTCTCAGTTGGAAGAACTGCCGTTCTACCGTCCGGCCGAAGACAGCGCCGAGATGAAGTACCTGCGCAAGTGCCGTGAAAAGCTCGGCGGCTCGCTGCCGCAGCGCCGGCCGAAGAGCTTCAGCATCCCGACCCCGCCGCTGGAAACGCTCAAGGCGGTACTCGACGGCTCCGGCGAGCGCGAGATTTCCACTACCATGGCCTTCGGCCGGATTCTCTCGCAGCTGGTCAAGGACAAGGACCTGGGCAAGCGCATCGTGCCGATCCTCGCCGACGAGGCGCGTACCTTCGGCATGGAAGGCATGTTCCGCCAGTTGGGCATCTACTCGCCTGTCGGGCAGCTGTACGAGCCGGTCGACCGCGACCAGGTGATGTACTACCGCGAAGAAAAGGACGGCCAGATTCTTCAGGAAGGCCTCAACGAGGCAGGCGCCTTCTCCTCGTTCATGGCAGCGGGTACCGCCTACAGCAACTACAACCAGCCGATGCTGCCGGTTTACATCTTCTACTCGATGTTCGGCTTCCAGCGCATCGGGGACCTGGCCTGGGCTGCTGGCGATGCCCAGACCCGCGGCTTCCTGCTGGGCGGCACCTCCGGGCGCACCACGCTCAACGGCGAAGGCTTGCAGCACGAGGACGGTCACAGCCACATCCTCGCCAGCACCATCCCCAACTGCCGCAGCTATGACCCCACCTACGGCTATGAGCTGGCGGTGATCATGCATCACGGCATGCACGAGATGATGGAGCTGCAGAAGAGCGTCTACTACTACATCACCGTGATGAACGAGAACTACCAGCAGCCGGCCATGCCGCAGGGTGTCGAAGACGGCATCATCAAAGGCATGTACCTGCTCGAAGAAGCCAAGGGCGACTTCAAGCACCGCGTGCAGCTGCTCGGTTGCGGCACCATCCTGCGCGAAGTCCGCGCCGCGGTGGACATCCTGGCCAAGATGGGCGTCGGCGCCGATGTCTGGAGCGTCACCAGCTTCAACGAGCTGCGTCGCGACGGACTGGCCGTGGATCACTGGAACCGTCTGCATCCGACCGAGGAGCCGCGCAAGAGCTACGTCGAACAGTGCCTGGCGGGCCGCGAAGGCCCCGTTGTGGCATCGACCGATTACATGAAGCTGTTCGCGGATCAGATCCGTCAGTGGGTACCGTCGCGCGAATACCAGGTGCTGGGCACCGACGGCTTCGGCCGCAGCGACTCGCGCGCCAAGCTGCGTGACTTCTTCGAAGTCGATCGCCGCTGGGTCGCCGTCGCCGCCCTGCAGGCACTCGCCGATCGCGGCGCCATCGAACGCAAAGTCGTGGCCGAGGCCATTACCGAGTTCGGTATCGACCCCGAGAAGCGCAATCCGCTGGATTGCTGA
- the glnE gene encoding bifunctional [glutamate--ammonia ligase]-adenylyl-L-tyrosine phosphorylase/[glutamate--ammonia-ligase] adenylyltransferase encodes MSLPSLVALPKSLQPLVHRARETFLGEERDPALRLQERFAAWPVERRDAFDRVCAASDFVSEQVSRDPQMLLQLAESGLLERPLRDAEMRSALAELLADCADDDGLARRLRRFRNRQQVRVIWRDLTRQADLAETCGDLSDLADACIDLTYHWLYQRHCEQFGVPTGRRSGDAQHMVILGMGKLGARELNLSSDIDLIFGYPEGGETVGTKRSLDNQEFFVRLGQRLIKALDAPTLDGFVFRVDMRLRPYGSSGALVLSFNALEQYYQDQGRDWERYAMIKARVVGGDQAAGKELLEMLRPFVYRRYLDFSAIDALRTLKQLIQQEVRRKGMAANIKLGAGGIREVEFIAQAFQLIHGGRDLSLQQRPLLKVLATLAGQGYLPASAVDELREAYEFLRYTEHALQAIDDRQTQMLPDSQVDCDRVAFMLGFDDWDAFHRQLLHWRGRVEWHFNQVIADPDEDEAEGETLVGGEWLPLWEQDWDEEFACRQLNDAGFRDGPVACQRLAALRSGNQVRTMQRLGRERLDAFIPRLLAQVVEQDDPDLVLERVLPLVEAVARRSAYLVLLTENPGALQRLLELCAGSPWIAEQIARFPLLLDELLNAGRLFSPPQAPELAAELRERLARIPEDDLEQQMEALRHFKLAHRLRVAASEIAGTLPLMKVSDYLTWLAEAILEQVLALAWRHTVARHGQPRRTDGSLCDPAFIIVGYGKVGGIELGHGSDLDLVFIHDGDPNAETDGAKPIDGAQFFTRLGQRIIHLLTTQTTSGQLYEVDMRLRPSGAAGLLVSSLSAFERYQSGEAWTWEHQALVRARVLVGCAQLATDFEKVRAAVLGRSRDLDQLRREVSEMRAKMRDNLGTRASQAGMADKAFQADGEFNLKQDAGGIVDIEFMVQYAALAWSHQHPQLLRYTDNIRILDGLEQAGLMTGDEVRLLQDAYKAYRAAAHRQSLQKLPGVVSGDQFHDERRAVMRIWHELGLS; translated from the coding sequence ATGAGTCTGCCATCGCTGGTTGCATTGCCGAAATCACTCCAACCTTTGGTCCACCGCGCGCGGGAGACGTTCCTCGGTGAGGAGCGAGACCCGGCGCTACGGCTGCAGGAGCGATTCGCTGCCTGGCCGGTGGAGCGCCGCGATGCGTTCGATCGCGTCTGCGCCGCTAGCGACTTCGTCAGCGAACAGGTTAGCCGAGATCCGCAGATGTTGCTCCAGTTGGCTGAGTCAGGGCTGCTGGAGCGGCCGCTCCGGGATGCTGAGATGCGCAGCGCGCTCGCCGAATTGCTCGCCGACTGCGCCGACGACGATGGGCTGGCGCGCCGGCTGCGGCGCTTCCGTAACCGCCAGCAGGTGCGCGTGATCTGGCGTGACCTGACTCGGCAGGCGGACCTGGCCGAAACCTGCGGCGATTTGTCCGACCTGGCTGACGCCTGTATCGACCTGACTTACCACTGGTTGTACCAGCGCCATTGTGAGCAGTTCGGTGTGCCGACCGGAAGGCGCAGTGGCGATGCGCAGCACATGGTCATCCTCGGCATGGGCAAGCTCGGTGCGCGCGAACTCAATCTGTCCTCGGATATCGACCTCATCTTTGGTTACCCGGAGGGCGGTGAAACGGTCGGCACCAAGCGCTCGCTGGACAACCAGGAGTTCTTCGTTCGCCTCGGCCAGCGCCTGATCAAGGCGCTCGATGCGCCGACCCTCGATGGCTTCGTGTTCCGTGTCGACATGCGGTTGCGGCCCTACGGCTCGTCGGGCGCGCTGGTGCTGAGTTTCAACGCGTTGGAGCAGTACTACCAGGATCAGGGGCGTGACTGGGAACGCTACGCCATGATCAAGGCCCGCGTGGTGGGGGGCGATCAGGCGGCCGGCAAGGAGTTGCTGGAAATGCTGCGGCCGTTCGTCTACCGCCGCTATCTGGATTTTTCCGCCATTGACGCGCTGCGCACGCTGAAACAGCTGATCCAGCAGGAAGTACGGCGCAAGGGCATGGCTGCCAATATCAAGCTGGGCGCCGGCGGCATCCGCGAAGTGGAATTCATTGCCCAGGCGTTCCAGCTGATCCACGGCGGCCGCGATCTCAGCTTGCAGCAGCGCCCCCTGTTGAAGGTGCTGGCGACTCTCGCCGGGCAGGGCTATCTGCCGGCGTCGGCAGTCGACGAGCTGCGTGAGGCTTATGAATTCCTGCGTTACACCGAGCACGCGCTGCAGGCCATCGACGATCGTCAGACGCAAATGCTGCCGGATAGCCAGGTCGACTGTGACCGCGTGGCCTTCATGTTGGGGTTCGATGACTGGGACGCGTTCCATCGGCAGTTGCTGCACTGGCGAGGCCGTGTCGAATGGCATTTCAATCAGGTGATAGCCGATCCGGACGAGGATGAAGCCGAGGGTGAAACCCTGGTCGGCGGCGAATGGCTGCCGCTGTGGGAGCAGGATTGGGACGAAGAGTTCGCCTGCCGGCAGTTGAACGATGCCGGTTTTCGCGACGGGCCGGTCGCGTGCCAGCGGCTCGCCGCGCTGCGTAGCGGCAATCAAGTGCGGACCATGCAGCGGCTGGGTCGCGAGCGGCTGGATGCCTTCATTCCGCGGTTACTGGCGCAGGTGGTCGAGCAAGACGATCCGGATCTGGTGCTCGAGCGGGTGCTGCCGCTGGTCGAGGCCGTCGCCCGGCGATCCGCCTATCTGGTCCTGCTCACGGAAAATCCGGGCGCGTTGCAGCGGCTGCTCGAACTCTGCGCCGGCAGCCCCTGGATCGCCGAGCAGATCGCCCGCTTCCCACTGTTGCTGGACGAGCTGCTCAACGCCGGACGCCTGTTCAGTCCGCCGCAGGCGCCCGAGTTGGCCGCGGAGCTGCGCGAGCGGCTGGCGCGCATTCCCGAGGATGATCTGGAACAGCAGATGGAAGCGCTGCGGCACTTCAAGCTGGCGCACCGCTTGCGTGTGGCAGCCTCGGAGATCGCCGGAACGCTGCCGCTGATGAAGGTGAGCGATTACCTGACCTGGCTGGCCGAGGCCATTCTCGAACAGGTGTTGGCGCTGGCCTGGCGGCACACGGTCGCCCGCCATGGGCAGCCGCGGCGCACGGACGGTTCGCTGTGCGATCCGGCGTTCATCATCGTCGGCTACGGCAAGGTCGGCGGTATCGAGCTCGGGCACGGTTCCGATCTGGACCTGGTGTTCATTCACGACGGTGATCCCAATGCCGAGACCGATGGCGCCAAGCCCATCGATGGCGCGCAGTTTTTTACCCGCCTGGGGCAGCGCATCATCCACCTGCTGACCACCCAGACCACCTCCGGTCAGCTCTACGAAGTCGACATGCGCCTGCGCCCGTCCGGCGCTGCCGGGTTGTTGGTCAGTTCGCTGAGTGCGTTCGAGCGCTACCAGAGCGGCGAGGCCTGGACCTGGGAACATCAGGCGCTGGTGCGCGCGCGGGTGCTGGTCGGCTGCGCGCAACTGGCGACGGACTTCGAGAAGGTCCGCGCCGCGGTGCTGGGGCGTTCGCGCGATCTCGACCAACTGCGCCGCGAGGTCAGCGAGATGCGCGCCAAGATGCGCGACAACCTCGGCACCCGCGCGAGCCAGGCCGGAATGGCCGACAAAGCCTTCCAGGCCGACGGCGAGTTCAATCTCAAGCAGGACGCCGGTGGTATCGTGGATATCGAATTTATGGTGCAATACGCGGCTTTGGCGTGGTCGCACCAGCATCCGCAACTGCTGCGCTATACCGACAACATCCGCATTCTGGACGGGTTGGAGCAGGCCGGGTTGATGACCGGCGATGAGGTTCGGCTGCTGCAGGATGCCTACAAGGCATACCGCGCCGCGGCCCACCGGCAATCACTGCAGAAACTGCCCGGCGTGGTGAGTGGGGATCAATTTCATGACGAGCGTCGCGCGGTGATGCGCATCTGGCATGAGCTGGGGCTCAGCTGA
- the ilvE gene encoding branched-chain-amino-acid transaminase: MSMADRDGVIWYDGELVQWRDATTHVLTHTLHYGMGVFEGVRAYDTPAGTAIFRLQAHTDRLFDSAHIMNMKMPYSKEEINEATRAAVRENNLASAYIRPMVFYGSEGMGLRASGLKVHVIVAAWHWGAYMGDEALEMGIKVRTSSFTRHHVNISMTRAKSNGAYINSMLALQEAISGGADEALMLDPEGYVAEGSGENIFIIKDGVIYTPEVTACLNGITRSTVLTLADELGIKVVEKRITRDEVYIADEAFFTGTAAEVTPIREVDGRNIGIGRRGPVTERIQKAYFDLVSGKTDAHAEWRTLVK; encoded by the coding sequence ATGTCGATGGCCGATCGTGATGGCGTGATCTGGTATGACGGTGAGTTGGTTCAGTGGCGCGATGCGACCACGCACGTGTTGACTCACACCCTGCATTACGGCATGGGCGTGTTCGAAGGCGTGCGCGCCTATGACACTCCGGCCGGCACCGCGATCTTCCGCCTGCAGGCGCATACCGATCGCCTGTTCGATTCGGCGCACATCATGAACATGAAGATGCCGTACTCGAAAGAGGAAATTAACGAGGCGACCCGCGCCGCCGTTCGCGAGAACAACCTGGCAAGCGCCTACATCCGCCCGATGGTCTTCTACGGATCCGAAGGCATGGGGCTGCGCGCCAGTGGCCTGAAGGTGCATGTGATCGTCGCCGCCTGGCACTGGGGTGCCTACATGGGCGACGAGGCACTGGAAATGGGCATCAAGGTACGCACCAGCTCCTTTACCCGTCACCACGTCAATATCAGCATGACCCGCGCCAAGTCCAACGGCGCCTATATCAACTCCATGCTGGCGCTGCAGGAAGCCATCTCCGGCGGCGCCGACGAAGCGCTGATGCTGGACCCGGAAGGCTACGTGGCCGAAGGCTCGGGCGAGAACATCTTCATCATCAAGGACGGTGTGATCTACACCCCGGAAGTGACCGCCTGCCTCAACGGCATCACCCGCAGCACTGTCCTGACCCTGGCCGACGAGCTGGGCATCAAGGTGGTGGAAAAGCGCATCACCCGCGACGAGGTCTATATCGCCGACGAGGCCTTCTTCACCGGCACTGCCGCCGAAGTCACGCCGATTCGCGAGGTCGATGGCCGTAATATCGGCATCGGTCGTCGCGGTCCGGTCACCGAGCGCATCCAGAAAGCCTATTTCGATCTGGTATCTGGCAAGACCGACGCGCACGCCGAGTGGCGGACGCTGGTCAAGTAA
- the waaF gene encoding lipopolysaccharide heptosyltransferase II, whose product MNILIVGPSWVGDMVMAQTLFVCLKQRHPDCQIDVLAPEWSRPILERMPEVRQALSFPVGHGVLDMATRRSIAQSLRGQYQQAILLPNSLKSALVPFFAGIPKRTGWRGEMRFGLLNDMRKLDKQRYPLMIERFMALAYEPGAELPKPYPKPSLRIVEQTRDAALARFGLTLDRPVLALCPGAEFGESKRWPAEHFARVAEKKVREGWQVWLFGSKNDHGVGEDILQQLIPGLREEAVNLAGETSLAEAIDLLSCADAVVSNDSGLMHVAAALGRPLISVYGSTSPAFTPPLSEQVEVVRLGLDCSPCFERTCRFGHNNCMRELQPSLVIEALDRLAPQPVEVR is encoded by the coding sequence ATGAATATTCTGATTGTGGGTCCCAGCTGGGTCGGCGACATGGTCATGGCGCAGACGTTGTTCGTCTGCCTGAAACAGCGCCATCCGGATTGCCAGATCGACGTGCTCGCACCGGAGTGGAGTCGGCCGATCCTCGAGCGCATGCCCGAGGTGCGTCAGGCGCTGAGCTTTCCGGTGGGGCATGGCGTCCTCGACATGGCGACGCGGCGCAGCATCGCGCAAAGCCTGCGCGGGCAGTACCAGCAGGCAATACTGCTGCCCAACTCGCTGAAGTCGGCGCTGGTGCCATTCTTTGCCGGGATTCCCAAGCGCACCGGGTGGCGTGGCGAAATGCGCTTCGGCTTGCTCAACGATATGCGCAAGCTGGACAAGCAGCGTTACCCGCTGATGATCGAACGCTTCATGGCACTGGCCTACGAGCCGGGTGCCGAGCTGCCCAAACCCTATCCGAAACCCTCGCTGCGTATCGTCGAGCAGACGCGCGACGCGGCGCTGGCGCGCTTCGGGCTGACGCTCGATCGTCCGGTGCTGGCTCTTTGCCCGGGCGCGGAATTCGGTGAATCCAAGCGCTGGCCGGCCGAGCATTTCGCCAGGGTCGCCGAGAAAAAGGTCCGGGAAGGCTGGCAGGTCTGGCTGTTCGGCTCGAAGAACGACCACGGGGTCGGCGAAGACATCCTCCAGCAATTGATTCCCGGTCTGCGTGAGGAGGCGGTGAACCTGGCTGGCGAGACCAGCCTGGCCGAAGCGATCGATCTGCTTTCCTGTGCCGATGCCGTGGTATCAAACGATTCCGGGCTGATGCACGTGGCCGCCGCGCTTGGCCGTCCGCTGATCTCGGTCTACGGCTCCACATCGCCCGCCTTTACGCCGCCGTTGTCCGAACAGGTCGAAGTTGTCCGCCTCGGCCTCGATTGCAGTCCCTGCTTCGAGCGGACTTGTCGTTTCGGCCACAACAACTGCATGCGCGAACTCCAGCCGAGCTTGGTCATCGAGGCGCTGGACCGCCTGGCTCCCCAGCCGGTCGAGGTGCGCTGA
- the waaC gene encoding lipopolysaccharide heptosyltransferase I: MRVLLIKTSSLGDVVHTLPALTDAQRAIPTIRFDWVVEEGFAEIPAWHPAVAQVIPVAIRRWRKHPLQTLRSGEWSRFKARLGETRYDLVIDAQGLLKSAWLTRYVKAPVAGLDRDSAREPLASRFYDRSYAVPRQQHALERVRQLFAQVLGYPLPDAIADYGLDRSQLAAPGEQPYLLFLHGTTWPSKHWPEAYWRELAERMSEFGWAIRLPWGSAEERARAERIAAGLPSVSVLPRLNLAGIAKVVAGARACVAVDTGLGHLAAALDVPSISLYGPTSPGLVGAYGRSQVHLCASGPNAGKGDRHKPCFDDLLPERVANELKALLRSAEASS, translated from the coding sequence GTGAGGGTGTTGCTGATCAAGACATCCTCGCTGGGCGACGTCGTGCATACGCTGCCGGCCCTGACCGATGCGCAGCGCGCGATACCGACCATTCGCTTCGACTGGGTGGTGGAAGAGGGTTTCGCTGAAATTCCGGCCTGGCATCCGGCGGTGGCGCAGGTGATTCCCGTGGCGATTCGCCGTTGGCGCAAGCATCCCCTGCAGACCCTTCGTTCCGGCGAGTGGAGCCGCTTCAAGGCGCGGCTCGGCGAGACGCGCTATGACCTGGTGATCGACGCCCAAGGATTGCTGAAAAGCGCCTGGTTGACACGCTATGTCAAGGCGCCGGTCGCCGGGCTCGACCGCGACTCGGCGCGCGAACCGCTGGCCTCGCGCTTCTACGATCGCTCTTATGCGGTTCCCCGCCAGCAGCACGCCTTGGAGCGGGTCCGTCAATTGTTCGCCCAGGTGCTGGGCTACCCCTTGCCCGACGCCATCGCCGACTACGGCCTGGACAGGAGCCAGCTGGCGGCGCCAGGCGAGCAGCCTTATCTGCTGTTTCTGCACGGCACTACCTGGCCGAGCAAACATTGGCCTGAAGCCTATTGGCGAGAACTGGCCGAGCGGATGAGCGAATTCGGCTGGGCCATCCGGCTGCCCTGGGGCTCGGCCGAAGAGCGGGCGCGGGCCGAGCGTATCGCCGCGGGCTTGCCGAGCGTATCGGTGCTGCCCCGGCTGAATCTTGCAGGCATCGCCAAAGTCGTGGCCGGCGCGCGCGCCTGCGTCGCGGTGGATACCGGCCTTGGCCATCTGGCGGCGGCATTGGATGTGCCGAGCATTTCGCTGTATGGCCCGACGTCGCCGGGCCTGGTGGGGGCTTATGGACGCTCCCAGGTGCACCTGTGTGCCAGTGGGCCGAACGCTGGCAAGGGCGATCGCCACAAGCCCTGCTTCGACGATCTGCTGCCCGAGCGCGTCGCCAACGAACTCAAGGCCCTGTTGCGGTCCGCGGAGGCGTCATCCTGA